A window from Polynucleobacter sp. MWH-UH25E encodes these proteins:
- the groL gene encoding chaperonin GroEL (60 kDa chaperone family; promotes refolding of misfolded polypeptides especially under stressful conditions; forms two stacked rings of heptamers to form a barrel-shaped 14mer; ends can be capped by GroES; misfolded proteins enter the barrel where they are refolded when GroES binds) produces the protein MAAKDVVFGDNARTKMVEGVNILANAVKTTLGPKGRNVVIERSFGGPTVTKDGVSVAKEIELKDKLQNMGAQMVKEVASKTADIAGDGTTTATVLAQSIVREGMKYVVSGHNPMDLKRGIDKAVTAAIGELAKISKPCTTTKEIAQVGSISANSDHSIGQRIAEAMEKVGKEGVITVEDGKSLDDELEVVEGMQFDRGYLSPYFINQPEKQVAVLDNPYVLLFDKKIANIRDLLPVLEQVAKSGRPLLIIAEDVEGEALATLVVNNIRGIIKTCAVKAPGFGDRRKAMLEDIAILTGGTVIAEEIGLTLEKTTLEHLGQAKRIEVGKENTIIIDGAGDAKAIEARVKNIRVQIEEATSDYDKEKLQERVAKLAGGVAVIRVGAATEVEMKEKKARVDDALHATRAAVEEGIVPGGGVALIRAMQGIKGLKGDNADQDAGISIVLRAMQEPLRTIVSNAGEDAGVVVNAVQESKGNNGYNAASGEYGDLVAQGVIDPTKVTKTALVNAASVAGLLLTTDCAISEAPKEESAGGGMPDMGGMGGMGGMGGMM, from the coding sequence ATGGCAGCAAAAGACGTTGTATTTGGAGATAACGCTCGCACCAAGATGGTCGAGGGCGTCAATATTCTTGCGAACGCAGTAAAAACAACTCTCGGACCAAAAGGTCGTAACGTTGTTATCGAGCGTTCATTTGGTGGGCCAACTGTTACTAAAGACGGTGTGTCTGTAGCAAAAGAAATCGAACTCAAAGATAAGTTGCAAAACATGGGCGCACAGATGGTTAAGGAAGTTGCTTCCAAGACTGCTGATATCGCTGGTGACGGTACAACTACCGCTACTGTTTTGGCGCAATCCATTGTTCGGGAAGGTATGAAGTATGTTGTGTCTGGTCACAACCCAATGGACCTCAAGCGCGGTATCGATAAGGCAGTAACTGCTGCAATCGGCGAACTCGCCAAGATCAGCAAGCCTTGTACTACTACTAAGGAAATCGCCCAAGTAGGTTCTATTTCTGCTAACAGCGATCACAGTATTGGTCAGCGCATTGCGGAAGCGATGGAAAAAGTTGGTAAAGAAGGTGTGATTACTGTTGAAGACGGTAAGTCTTTGGATGATGAATTGGAAGTAGTAGAAGGTATGCAGTTTGATCGTGGCTACCTCTCTCCATATTTCATTAACCAGCCTGAAAAACAAGTTGCTGTATTGGACAACCCATACGTACTCTTGTTTGATAAGAAGATCGCTAACATCCGTGATTTGCTCCCAGTTCTTGAGCAGGTTGCCAAGTCTGGTCGTCCATTACTAATCATTGCTGAAGATGTTGAAGGCGAAGCCTTGGCAACTTTGGTTGTGAACAATATCCGCGGCATTATCAAAACTTGTGCTGTTAAGGCTCCAGGCTTTGGTGATCGTCGTAAGGCAATGCTCGAAGACATCGCAATCTTGACTGGCGGTACTGTAATTGCTGAAGAGATCGGCCTCACACTCGAGAAAACTACTCTTGAGCACTTAGGTCAAGCTAAGCGTATCGAAGTTGGCAAAGAAAATACCATCATCATTGATGGCGCTGGTGATGCTAAGGCAATCGAAGCACGCGTAAAGAATATTCGTGTGCAGATTGAAGAGGCTACCAGTGACTACGACAAAGAAAAATTGCAAGAGCGTGTTGCCAAGTTGGCGGGCGGTGTTGCGGTGATTCGTGTTGGTGCTGCTACTGAAGTTGAAATGAAAGAGAAGAAAGCTCGTGTTGATGATGCATTGCATGCAACTCGCGCAGCTGTGGAAGAAGGTATTGTTCCTGGCGGTGGTGTCGCATTGATTCGTGCAATGCAGGGTATCAAGGGCTTGAAAGGCGATAACGCTGATCAAGACGCTGGTATCAGCATCGTATTACGCGCTATGCAAGAGCCGCTCCGTACTATCGTGAGCAACGCTGGTGAAGATGCTGGCGTGGTTGTTAATGCCGTGCAAGAGAGCAAAGGCAATAACGGTTATAACGCAGCTTCTGGTGAATACGGTGATCTCGTAGCTCAGGGTGTTATTGACCCAACTAAGGTTACAAAAACTGCATTGGTGAACGCTGCATCTGTTGCTGGCTTGTTATTGACAACCGATTGCGCAATCTCTGAAGCGCCAAAAGAAGAATCTGCTGGCGGTGGTATGCCTGATATGGGTGGTATGGGCGGCATGGGTGGTATGGGCGGCATGATGTAA